A genomic segment from Carassius auratus strain Wakin chromosome 25, ASM336829v1, whole genome shotgun sequence encodes:
- the LOC113043096 gene encoding RIB43A-like with coiled-coils protein 2, which yields MNQVELLSDRVAAVQLDRRRNRELQRRERIFDDKVRTIGVDKDALDHQVEELRDKDQRQANAFQIYAEELLCSDRVACVLEQRQKKDERLLNEAIVQFRQHFQQPASRREFDLNDPERLKKQEGVRILPGLTGEDLAQRDRLRKQQEQLRAWTLQQQDELERAKQQLQQEMNQYDQSRLALDSRALELQKMEEQSKKAAAIATKDFNLALAAEITNRRQQEHHEEEENNQTDILNQLNGDLLMENPEQNISVLGQSRLRRDYYKGMSPKELQQYTQYQQQQAEARKRAVMEQREKELQEHHERMTSARAALLLERQHARVNKELRRAKDNTNTLLAQARDAQKKHLQDMYTNIPDERYFSQFNTSSR from the exons ATGAATCAAGTTGAGCTTCTGTCGGACCGAGTTGCAGCTGTTCAGCTCGACAGAAGGAGAAACAGGGAGCTGCAGCGCCGAGAGAGGATCTTCGATGATAAAGTCCGCACCATTGGA GTTGATAAAGATGCTCTCGACCACCAAGTTGAAGAATTACGAGATAAAGACCAACGCCAAGCCAATGCGTTTCAAATCTATG CCGAAGAGCTGCTGTGCAGTGATCGTGTAGCATGTGTCCTGGAGCAGCGGCAAAAGAAAGATGAGCGTCTGTTGAATGAAGCCATTGTGCAGTTCAGACAACACTTTCAACAACCTGCCAGCCGGCGCGAGTTTGATCTAAACGACCCAGAGCGGCTGAAGAAGCAGGAAGGGGTGCGGATCCTGCCGGGGCTGACTGGAGAAGATCTGGCCCAGAGGGACAGACTGAGGAAGCAGCAGGAGCAGCTCAGAGCATGGACCCTACAGCAGCAAGACGAGCTAGAGCGAGCTAAACAACAGCTACAACAAGAAA TGAACCAGTATGATCAAAGCAGACTGGCTCTAGACAGCCGAGCTCTTGAATTGCAGAAGATGGAGGAACAAAGCAAAAAAGCTGCAGCCATCGCCACCAAAGATTTTAACCTTGCACTG GCTGCAGAAATCACAAATCGCCGGCAACAGGAGCATCATGAAGAGGAGGAAAACAACCAGACGGACATCCTGAACCAGCTAAATGGAGACCTGCTGATGGAAAATCCTGAGCAGAATATTAGCGTGCTGGGTCAGTCTCGCCTGCGCAGGGACTATTACAAGGGAATGAGTCCTAAAGAGCTCCAGCAATACACACAATACCAGCAGCAGCAAGCAGAAGCCAGGAAG CGTGCGGTCATGGAGCAACGAGAGAAGGAGCTCCAGGAGCATCACGAGCGCATGACATCGGCCCGTGCTGCACTGCTGCTAGAAAGACAGCACGCACGCGTTAATAAGGAGCTGCGCAGGGCAAAGGACAACACCAACACACTGCTGGCTCAGGCCCGTGATGCTCA GAAGAAACATCTTCAAGATATGTACACAAATATTCCAGACGAGCGCTATTTTTCGCAGTTTAATACCAGCAGTAGATAA
- the LOC113043090 gene encoding probable polypeptide N-acetylgalactosaminyltransferase 8: MKIAAKVVCLLVIAVVVYSLVYMSFIGQVRNRLQRPEDLEILRRLKRIEDQVYKIAKVIEVKNQEAVVEQKITKKKLYPQSPLFRSWGAELTEEEQMEAERQFQEFGYNAFLSNRLPLNRTIPDTRSIRCTVKIYPKDLPTISVILIYFNEALSVIKRAICSIIDKTPAHLLKEIVLVDDHSSNEDLQLALDEYIDRINKDNPGLIKKVRHKAQMGLAKARISGWEAATGQVIAILDAHIEVHLEWAEPLLARIKADRTVVVSPVFDNVLFDTLEVTEYTPSAHAFDWNLWCMYESFRPEWYKNNDPSVPGKSPSIMGILAADRQFLGEIGVLDEGMTIYGGENVELAIRVWLCGGSIEVVPCSKIAHIEREHKPYSPDLSKPMIRNALRVAEIWLDEYKSNVNIAWNLPLKNHGIDIGDVTERKKLREKLKCKPFKWYLENVYPLLDSWEDIIGYGVLKNDLQTVYCVDQGEVPGSVPVLYECHYYDPQHCYYTRNGEVYIGGIKSHTYNSNRCLMDPGSGNTPALHDCKNAKEKRLSIYWDFSQGNAIRNRNTNRCLEIGQGEDSYYRLIVQTCTGQKWTIQHVIKDF, from the exons ATGAAGATTGCAGCAAAAGTGGTGTGTTTGTTAGTTATCGCTGTAGTAGTTTACAGTCTTGTGTACATGTCATTTATCGGACAGGTGAGGAACAGGTTACAAAGGCCAGAAGATCTGGAGATTCTCAGAAGACTGAAGAGAATAGAAGATCAAGTTTATAAAATAG CCAAAGTAATAGAGGTCAAAAATCAAGAGGCTGTTGTGGaacaaaaaatcacaaaaaagaaGTTGTATCCACAATCACCTCTTTTCCGTTCATGGGGAGCCGAACTCACAGAAGAAGAACAAATGGAAGCAGAGAGGCAGTTTCAGGAATTTGGATACAATGCGTTCCTCAGTAACAGATTACCACTGAACAGAACAATCCCTGATACTCGAAGCATCAG atgtACTGTGAAGATCTACCCTAAGGACCTGCCAACCATTAGTGTGATTTTGATCTACTTTAATGAGGCTCTGTCAGTCATTAAAAGGGCAATCTGCAGCATCATCGACAAAACTCCTGCTCATTTGCTAAAGGAGATCGTCCTGGTGGACGACCACAGCTCCAATG AGGATCTGCAATTGGCTCTAGATGAATATATTGATCGAATTAATAAAGACAACCCTGGTTTAATCAAGAAAGTGAGACACAAAGCGCAGATGGGGCTTGCCAAGGCCAGAATCTCAGGCTGGGAAGCGGCCACAGGTCAGGTGATAGCCATTCTGGACGCGCACATTGAAGTTCATTTGGAATG GGCAGAGCCACTACTTGCAAGAATCAAAGCAGACAGGACAGTAGTGGTGTCACCAGTGTTTGACAATGTGCTTTTTGACACACTGGAGGTTACTGAGTATACTCCATCTGCTCATGCATTCGACTGGAACCTCTGGTGCATGTACGAGTCCTTCCGGCCAGAATGGTACAAAAACAACGACCCATCAGTACCAGGGAA GAGTCCCTCAATCATGGGTATTCTTGCCGCTGATCGTCAATTCCTGGGAGAAATTGGAGTTTTGGATGAAGGAATGACAATTTATGGAGGTGAAAATGTTGAACTTGCAATACGT GTCTGGCTCTGCGGTGGGAGTATTGAAGTGGTGCCATGTTCAAAGATCGCACACATTGAAAGAGAACATAAGCCATATTCACCAGATCTCAGCAAACCCATGATTCGAAACGCCCTGAGAGTGGCTGAAATCTGGCTGGATGAATATAAATCAAATGTGAATATTGCCTGGAATCTCCCTCTTAAG aatcaTGGGATTGATATTGGTGATGTAACCGAAAGAAAAAAGTTAAGAGAGAAACTCAAATGTAAGCCCTTCAAATGGTATCTGGAAAATGTATATCCTCTTCTAGACAGCTGGGAAGACATAATTGGTTATGGTGTG CTGAAGAATGACCTCCAGACAGTCTACTGTGTTGATCAAGGTGAAGTTCCTGGAAGTGTCCCTGTTCTGTATGAATGTCATTACTATGACCCTCAG CACTGTTATTACACCCGTAATGGAGAGGTCTACATTGGAGGCATCAAATCCCACACGTATAACTCTAACCGTTGTCTAATGGATCCTGGTAGTGGAAATACACCAGCGCTGCATGACTGTAAAAATGCCAAGGAGAAACGATTGAGTATATACTGGGACTTTTCTCAG GGAAACGCAATAAGGAACAGAAACACAAATCGATGTCTTGAGATCGGACAAGGAGAGGATTCCTACTATCGTCTTATTGTGCAGACATGCACAGGACAGAAATGGACTATACAGCATGTTATCAAAGACTTTTAA
- the LOC113043091 gene encoding adenosine deaminase 2-A isoform X1, translating to MHAVTLRDLMWIWMLFLCCASCYCGPDPRKREALIRLEASRRTGGNITLNERENLLDRKLQKLKQHDMEARQFPPSMHFFKAKHLIDQSPVFSLLQKMPKGAALHVHDFAMVGVDWLVRNVSYRENCYVCFTDEQTVRFIFSSGQPASRPHCSSWSLLRSLRGKIKNSTDLDNRYSLKHCSEPETIGEGCLSQMFISIHSFIRNLTLFTEDPDRAYPSQDTVWKRFKQAFLVAYGLVTYAPVFKDYLYEGLRQFYEDNIMYVEIRALLPVTYELDGRKNNKDWSMRACQDVVRRFTASYPDFLGARVIFTVHRSINAAEAVKTVEEAMTLHRNFPDIMAGFDFVGQEDLGRPLWYFKDALSLPEDRGVNLPYFFHAGETDSQGTDVDQNLMDALLFNTTRIGHGFALARHPVVKEMSRKMDVPLEVCPISNQVLKLVSDLRDHPAAVLMAEGHPVVISSDDPALFGATALSHDFYEAFMGFGGMSFNLGTLKELVINSLRYSSLPSQTKKKAIEVLLGKWDKFVSESLL from the exons ATGCACGCAGTGACACTAAGAGACCTGATGTGGATATGGATGCTGTTTCTGTGCTGTGCATCATGTTACTGTGGACCAGATCCCAGGAAGCGGGAGGCTCTGATAAGGCTGGAGGCATCTAGACGGACAGGAGGCAACATAACACTGAACGAGAGAGAGAACCTGCTTGACAGAAAGCTTCAAAAACTGAAACAGCATGATATGGAAGCAAGACAGTTTCCACCGTCCATGCATTTCTTCAAGGCAAAGCACCTCATCGATCAAAGTCCTGTCTTTAGCTTGCTTCAGAAGATGCCTAAAG GTGCGGCCCTGCATGTTCATGACTTTGCTATGGTAGGTGTGGATTGGCTGGTGAGGAACGTGTCCTACAGAGAGAACTGCTACGTGTGTTTCACAGATGAGCAGACCGTTCGGTTCATCTTCTCCTCTGGACAGCCTGCGTCTCGTCCACACTGCTCCTCATGGTCTTTGCTCAGATCCCTCAGGGGGAAGATTAAAAACAGCACTGATTTGGACAACAGGTATAGCCTAAAACACTGCAGTGAACCTGAGACTATAGGTGAGGGATGTTTGTCTCAAATGTTCATTTCTATTCACAGTTTCATTCGAAATCTCACCCTCTTCACCGAGGACCCAGACAGAGCCTATCCAAGCCAAGATACTGTGTGGAAGAGATTTAAGCAGGCTTTCTTAGTGGCCTATGGGCTGGTCACGTATGCACCCGTCTTCAAAGACTACCTCTATGAAGGTCTCAGACAGTTTTATGAGGACAACATCATGTATGTGGAAATCAGGGCTCTGCTGCCAGTG ACATATGAACTTGATGGCAGAAAAAATAATAAGGACTGGAGTATGAGGGCCTGTCAGGACGTTGTGAGAAGATTTACTGCAAGCTACCCAGACTTCTTAGGGGCTCGGGTGATTTTTACAGTCCACAG GAGTATAAATGCAGCTGAGGCGGTGAAGACCGTAGAGGAAGCAATGACGCTACACAGGAACTTTCCAGATATCATGGCAGGCTTTGACTTT GTAGGACAAGAAGACCTTGGAAGACCTCTGTGGTACTTCAAGGACGCTTTGAGTCTCCCTGAAGACAGGGGTGTTAACCTGCCCTACTTTTTCCACGCAGGAGAGACAG ATTCCCAGGGAACAGATGTGGATCAGAACCTCATGGATGCTCTTCTGTTCAACACCACACGTATAGGTCACGGCTTCGCTTTGGCACGTCATCCTGTAGTTAAAGAGATGTCTAGAAAGATGGATGTACCGCTTGAAGTCTGTCCAATCTCAAATCAG GTGTTGAAACTGGTGTCAGACTTGCGGGACCACCCAGCGGCGGTGCTGATGGCCGAGGGTCATCCTGTAGTGATCAGCTCGGATGATCCAGCTCTGTTTGGGGCTACTGCCCTTTCACACGATTTCTACGAAGCCTTCATGGGCTTTGGAGGAATGAGCTTTAATTTAGGCACATTGAAAGAGCTGGTCATAAACTCCCTCAG GTACAGCTCATTGCCAAGTCAAACTAAGAAAAAGGCTATTGAGGTATTGCTGGGAAAATGGGACAAGTTTGTCTCGGAAAGTTTACTGTAG
- the LOC113043091 gene encoding adenosine deaminase 2-A isoform X2, with product MHAVTLRDLMWIWMLFLCCASCYCGPDPRKREALIRLEASRRTGGNITLNERENLLDRKLQKLKQHDMEARQFPPSMHFFKAKHLIDQSPVFSLLQKMPKGAALHVHDFAMVGVDWLVRNVSYRENCYVCFTDEQTVRFIFSSGQPASRPHCSSWSLLRSLRGKIKNSTDLDNSFIRNLTLFTEDPDRAYPSQDTVWKRFKQAFLVAYGLVTYAPVFKDYLYEGLRQFYEDNIMYVEIRALLPVTYELDGRKNNKDWSMRACQDVVRRFTASYPDFLGARVIFTVHRSINAAEAVKTVEEAMTLHRNFPDIMAGFDFVGQEDLGRPLWYFKDALSLPEDRGVNLPYFFHAGETDSQGTDVDQNLMDALLFNTTRIGHGFALARHPVVKEMSRKMDVPLEVCPISNQVLKLVSDLRDHPAAVLMAEGHPVVISSDDPALFGATALSHDFYEAFMGFGGMSFNLGTLKELVINSLRYSSLPSQTKKKAIEVLLGKWDKFVSESLL from the exons ATGCACGCAGTGACACTAAGAGACCTGATGTGGATATGGATGCTGTTTCTGTGCTGTGCATCATGTTACTGTGGACCAGATCCCAGGAAGCGGGAGGCTCTGATAAGGCTGGAGGCATCTAGACGGACAGGAGGCAACATAACACTGAACGAGAGAGAGAACCTGCTTGACAGAAAGCTTCAAAAACTGAAACAGCATGATATGGAAGCAAGACAGTTTCCACCGTCCATGCATTTCTTCAAGGCAAAGCACCTCATCGATCAAAGTCCTGTCTTTAGCTTGCTTCAGAAGATGCCTAAAG GTGCGGCCCTGCATGTTCATGACTTTGCTATGGTAGGTGTGGATTGGCTGGTGAGGAACGTGTCCTACAGAGAGAACTGCTACGTGTGTTTCACAGATGAGCAGACCGTTCGGTTCATCTTCTCCTCTGGACAGCCTGCGTCTCGTCCACACTGCTCCTCATGGTCTTTGCTCAGATCCCTCAGGGGGAAGATTAAAAACAGCACTGATTTGGACAACAG TTTCATTCGAAATCTCACCCTCTTCACCGAGGACCCAGACAGAGCCTATCCAAGCCAAGATACTGTGTGGAAGAGATTTAAGCAGGCTTTCTTAGTGGCCTATGGGCTGGTCACGTATGCACCCGTCTTCAAAGACTACCTCTATGAAGGTCTCAGACAGTTTTATGAGGACAACATCATGTATGTGGAAATCAGGGCTCTGCTGCCAGTG ACATATGAACTTGATGGCAGAAAAAATAATAAGGACTGGAGTATGAGGGCCTGTCAGGACGTTGTGAGAAGATTTACTGCAAGCTACCCAGACTTCTTAGGGGCTCGGGTGATTTTTACAGTCCACAG GAGTATAAATGCAGCTGAGGCGGTGAAGACCGTAGAGGAAGCAATGACGCTACACAGGAACTTTCCAGATATCATGGCAGGCTTTGACTTT GTAGGACAAGAAGACCTTGGAAGACCTCTGTGGTACTTCAAGGACGCTTTGAGTCTCCCTGAAGACAGGGGTGTTAACCTGCCCTACTTTTTCCACGCAGGAGAGACAG ATTCCCAGGGAACAGATGTGGATCAGAACCTCATGGATGCTCTTCTGTTCAACACCACACGTATAGGTCACGGCTTCGCTTTGGCACGTCATCCTGTAGTTAAAGAGATGTCTAGAAAGATGGATGTACCGCTTGAAGTCTGTCCAATCTCAAATCAG GTGTTGAAACTGGTGTCAGACTTGCGGGACCACCCAGCGGCGGTGCTGATGGCCGAGGGTCATCCTGTAGTGATCAGCTCGGATGATCCAGCTCTGTTTGGGGCTACTGCCCTTTCACACGATTTCTACGAAGCCTTCATGGGCTTTGGAGGAATGAGCTTTAATTTAGGCACATTGAAAGAGCTGGTCATAAACTCCCTCAG GTACAGCTCATTGCCAAGTCAAACTAAGAAAAAGGCTATTGAGGTATTGCTGGGAAAATGGGACAAGTTTGTCTCGGAAAGTTTACTGTAG